GCTATGTAGGAAATGTGGAGCGTTCTTCAATGAGTCAGGCGTCACGACCGAGCTTTATTGCCACCAGTGCGAAGATCATTTTTTCGATACCGCTCGGGCCGCAGGCATATACGAAAAGGCACTTGCCGTTTCTGCAGTTCATCTCAAAAGTCAGCCGTTTGTTCCGGTGTATTTGAAAAAGGCTCTGCTCGCCGCGTTTGATCGAAGTCAATTTTCGTCGACCACCCTGATCATTCCGGTACCGCTTTCGCGAAAGCGACAGAGTGAGCGTGGATTCAATCAAGCTGAAGTTCTTGCTTCCATAATATCCAAACACACTTCGATCAAACTCGATGTAGCCAGTCTAGCCCGCGTGAGGCACACGCCAATGCACCGCGTTGCGATGGACAAAAAAGCTCGCGAATTAACGGTTGTAAATGCGTTTGAAGTGCCTCGCCCGAAATTGATCGCCGGACAAAAAGTTTTACTTGTCGATGATATATTTACATCTGGAGCGACAGCGTCGGCGTGTGCCAAGGTGCTAAAGAAACACGGCGCACTCGAGGTCAATGTGTTGACTCTCGCTCGCGCCGTGTTGAAATAGACTCCTAACTACGGTACGTCGTATGC
The sequence above is a segment of the Acidobacteriota bacterium genome. Coding sequences within it:
- a CDS encoding ComF family protein, with amino-acid sequence MLCRKCGAFFNESGVTTELYCHQCEDHFFDTARAAGIYEKALAVSAVHLKSQPFVPVYLKKALLAAFDRSQFSSTTLIIPVPLSRKRQSERGFNQAEVLASIISKHTSIKLDVASLARVRHTPMHRVAMDKKARELTVVNAFEVPRPKLIAGQKVLLVDDIFTSGATASACAKVLKKHGALEVNVLTLARAVLK